The following proteins come from a genomic window of Companilactobacillus pabuli:
- a CDS encoding type II toxin-antitoxin system Phd/YefM family antitoxin gives MTKSENRNVVIISEKEFQSWKETLYLLSTEANRKNLDEYLDQLNGINLRNL, from the coding sequence ATTACAAAATCTGAGAATCGTAACGTAGTTATTATCTCAGAAAAAGAATTTCAATCTTGGAAAGAAACCTTGTACTTACTTAGTACAGAGGCTAATCGTAAAAATTTAGATGAATATTTAGACCAACTTAATGGAATAAATCTTAGAAATTTATAA
- a CDS encoding alpha-L-rhamnosidase C-terminal domain-containing protein, which yields MNSFNHYAYGSIAEWLYSQMLGIKVDPTNQKYPIIISPVIDTGEKYNDQERIKHVSGFLETIYGQVAVEWKSNDKVMTELTIDIPVNSEALLKLDSASAKNLGLLKDTNDSTDTFDLKLGFGKHSFKN from the coding sequence ATGAATTCATTTAATCATTATGCCTATGGTTCGATTGCTGAATGGTTGTATTCACAAATGTTAGGAATAAAGGTCGATCCTACGAACCAAAAATATCCAATTATAATTTCTCCTGTTATTGATACAGGTGAAAAATATAATGATCAAGAGAGAATCAAACATGTTAGTGGATTTTTAGAAACTATTTACGGGCAAGTAGCTGTTGAATGGAAGTCAAACGATAAAGTTATGACTGAATTAACTATAGATATTCCTGTAAACAGTGAGGCACTATTGAAATTAGATTCAGCTAGTGCCAAGAATTTGGGTTTATTAAAAGATACTAATGATTCAACAGATACATTCGATTTGAAACTAGGATTTGGAAAACACAGTTTTAAAAATTAA
- a CDS encoding DapH/DapD/GlmU-related protein produces MFKINKEEVLKKAREGGNLRFTKEELELVDEIVEKNSLIIDQINQHSHNTKERRELFSQLYGYQIPETTDIKAPYNADVGCQTFVKDNVFINKDCFFMDLGGIWIDEKVKIGPRVSLVTVNHAENPNHRDDLITGSIHIERNVWLGANVTVLSGVTIGENSIVGANALVTKDVEPDSIYVGAPAKKLRDLRY; encoded by the coding sequence GTGTTCAAAATCAACAAAGAAGAAGTTTTGAAGAAAGCTCGTGAAGGTGGCAATTTACGTTTCACTAAAGAAGAACTCGAATTGGTGGATGAAATCGTCGAAAAGAATTCACTGATAATCGATCAAATTAATCAACATTCCCATAATACAAAAGAACGTCGAGAACTATTTAGTCAGTTATATGGATACCAAATTCCCGAGACGACTGACATCAAGGCACCTTATAATGCTGACGTGGGATGTCAAACGTTTGTTAAAGATAATGTTTTTATTAATAAAGATTGTTTCTTCATGGATCTTGGTGGAATTTGGATCGATGAAAAAGTCAAAATTGGACCTCGAGTTAGTTTGGTAACAGTAAATCATGCTGAAAACCCCAATCATCGGGATGATCTAATTACGGGTTCAATTCATATTGAAAGAAACGTTTGGCTAGGAGCTAATGTGACTGTTTTGTCCGGAGTAACTATTGGTGAAAATTCAATTGTCGGGGCTAATGCCTTAGTGACTAAAGATGTTGAGCCAGATAGCATTTACGTAGGAGCACCGGCTAAAAAATTACGTGATTTAAGATACTAA
- a CDS encoding SDR family oxidoreductase, whose amino-acid sequence MSVENKVVVITGASSGIGEATAKLLAKNGAKVVLGARRENRLQEISQDIKDAGGQATYRVTDVTNPDDLKALVTLAKKEYGAIDVIYNNAGIMPTSPISALKTDEWNMMIDVNLKGVLNGVAAVMPDFTTQKHGQIITTSSVAGIKSFIGSGVYGATKFAVRNLMEVIRMESAKEQTNIRTATIYPAAINTELLQHITDENSKEGMDKLYKSVGITPDAIDAIARVVNFAIDQPEDVNVNEFTVYPTKQG is encoded by the coding sequence ATGTCAGTTGAAAATAAAGTAGTCGTAATTACAGGAGCATCATCAGGTATTGGAGAAGCAACAGCTAAATTGTTAGCTAAAAATGGCGCTAAAGTTGTTTTAGGAGCTAGACGTGAAAATCGTTTACAAGAAATCAGTCAAGATATCAAAGATGCAGGTGGTCAAGCCACATACAGAGTTACTGATGTTACTAACCCTGATGACTTGAAGGCTTTAGTTACTTTAGCTAAAAAAGAATACGGCGCTATCGATGTTATCTACAATAATGCCGGAATTATGCCAACATCACCAATCAGTGCTTTAAAGACCGACGAATGGAACATGATGATCGATGTTAATTTAAAAGGTGTTTTGAATGGTGTGGCTGCAGTTATGCCAGATTTCACTACTCAAAAGCATGGTCAAATCATCACAACTTCTTCAGTCGCAGGAATAAAGAGTTTTATTGGTTCAGGTGTCTATGGAGCAACTAAGTTTGCGGTCAGAAATTTGATGGAAGTTATCCGGATGGAAAGTGCTAAGGAACAAACTAATATTAGAACAGCTACTATTTATCCTGCTGCTATCAATACTGAGTTGTTACAACACATCACTGATGAAAATTCTAAAGAAGGAATGGATAAATTGTATAAGTCAGTTGGTATCACACCAGATGCCATAGATGCCATTGCCCGTGTCGTTAACTTTGCTATCGATCAACCAGAAGACGTTAACGTTAACGAATTTACTGTTTATCCAACAAAACAAGGATAA
- a CDS encoding TetR/AcrR family transcriptional regulator produces the protein MKKEDQRTKITKEIFRRTLISLLETENLNRISVTELCKRAELSRATFYTYYIDIFDLFEKIENSVYEKLEQFLKEHDSNASRLEKIVEYVGEHNRLFSVLLNVDGSSNFKRSIMKLTRSFAGSDDKSERSNIHDYIEDYAVDGSISVLLHWLQNGKKESPQTISNLLTVLQSYSDKDIENVIKTS, from the coding sequence GTGAAAAAAGAAGATCAAAGAACCAAAATAACTAAAGAGATATTTCGAAGAACCTTAATATCACTTCTGGAAACTGAAAATTTAAATAGGATTAGTGTCACCGAATTATGCAAACGAGCAGAATTGAGTCGGGCGACTTTTTATACTTATTACATTGATATTTTTGATTTGTTCGAAAAAATCGAAAATAGTGTATATGAAAAATTAGAACAATTTTTAAAGGAACATGACTCTAACGCTTCCAGATTGGAAAAAATCGTTGAATACGTAGGAGAACACAATCGTTTATTCTCTGTGCTTTTAAATGTGGATGGTTCCAGCAATTTTAAAAGGTCGATTATGAAATTAACTCGGTCTTTTGCAGGTTCTGATGATAAAAGTGAGAGATCAAATATCCACGACTATATAGAAGACTATGCAGTTGATGGAAGTATCAGCGTTTTATTGCACTGGTTACAAAATGGAAAAAAGGAATCTCCGCAAACGATTAGTAATTTATTGACTGTTTTGCAGAGCTATTCTGATAAAGATATTGAAAATGTAATCAAAACTAGTTAG
- a CDS encoding cyclophilin-like fold protein, protein MTQVKIIVDDKELIADFNNGDTAKELLTRFPMKLEMMNLYSREMTYRFPEALPAKKKTTSGYEVGDIAYWAPRHSFVIFYKQTGEVIGDLQKIGHINSDISFFNGSGNVPVNFVLGDG, encoded by the coding sequence GTGACACAAGTAAAAATTATTGTCGATGACAAAGAATTAATCGCCGATTTTAATAATGGTGATACTGCAAAAGAGTTACTAACTAGGTTTCCAATGAAGTTAGAAATGATGAATTTATATTCTCGAGAGATGACTTATAGATTTCCAGAAGCTTTACCTGCTAAGAAAAAAACTACAAGTGGTTATGAAGTAGGGGATATTGCCTACTGGGCACCACGTCATAGTTTTGTGATTTTTTATAAACAAACAGGTGAAGTCATTGGTGATTTACAAAAAATTGGACACATCAATTCAGATATTTCATTCTTTAATGGCTCTGGAAACGTTCCAGTAAATTTTGTATTAGGAGATGGTTAA
- a CDS encoding NAD(P)H-binding protein, whose protein sequence is MKKIVLLGATSNISKYLIPMLLEKSDNEITLFARRANQRLTEYNENSQITLIDGDWNNISDLREAIKGQDIVYMATGHFVEANQNIVKVMKEEHVKRLIVAGGLGIYDEVAGKFGKWNARMMGDYTNIKKAAAVIDNSGLDYTFLRMSWLYNQDGNYNYDIVPQGQPMKGTQVTRQAIAKLISNIIASPDLYKSQSIGVVEPNTEWDKPSFY, encoded by the coding sequence ATGAAGAAAATCGTTTTATTAGGTGCTACGAGTAATATTTCGAAATATCTAATTCCGATGTTACTAGAAAAATCTGACAACGAAATCACGTTGTTTGCTAGACGTGCCAATCAAAGGTTGACTGAATATAATGAAAATTCACAAATCACTTTAATTGATGGAGATTGGAATAATATCTCAGATTTGCGAGAGGCTATTAAAGGTCAAGATATCGTCTATATGGCAACCGGTCATTTTGTTGAAGCAAATCAAAACATTGTCAAAGTTATGAAGGAAGAACACGTCAAACGTTTAATTGTTGCCGGTGGACTAGGTATCTATGACGAAGTTGCAGGTAAATTTGGTAAGTGGAACGCCAGAATGATGGGTGATTATACCAATATCAAAAAGGCAGCAGCAGTTATTGATAACAGTGGTTTGGATTATACCTTCCTAAGAATGAGTTGGTTGTACAACCAAGACGGCAATTATAATTATGACATTGTTCCCCAAGGTCAACCCATGAAAGGAACTCAAGTTACTAGACAAGCGATTGCCAAATTGATCAGCAATATTATTGCCAGCCCAGATTTGTATAAGTCACAAAGTATCGGTGTAGTCGAACCAAATACAGAATGGGATAAACCATCATTTTACTAA
- a CDS encoding lipocalin-like domain-containing protein encodes MNESIKTINYLGKEHGNFNQEWLAHHKASEWWYATGLLNDENNNLYSYQIVLIKTAFGNLEPWSTQLALTDFTNNKHYFFEKAQKDGEGYSVGDNFAKRDDLLSIEKSNDGFIINAEADNFSISLQTEFGKGAFWHADNGYLVMGKPELGSTTYYSYPSMPTTGKLILDDKTIQIKGNSWFDKQGGEFQSLNPLSQWEWFSLRFKDNEQVMLFSFPQDDYQDGTYITDHSQRLNKYTITPKKIIEVDGIKFSSGWDIDLPGIKDEHYTLEPIMAGQRNGAYYEQVSRIFDSSNNHVGDCVVELLPGARTPDFKSDWGKR; translated from the coding sequence ATGAATGAATCAATAAAAACAATTAACTATTTAGGAAAAGAACATGGAAATTTTAATCAAGAATGGTTGGCTCATCATAAAGCATCTGAATGGTGGTATGCCACAGGCCTTCTAAATGATGAGAATAATAATTTATACAGTTATCAAATAGTTTTAATCAAAACTGCATTTGGTAATTTAGAACCTTGGAGCACTCAACTAGCATTAACTGATTTTACTAATAACAAGCATTATTTCTTCGAAAAAGCACAAAAAGATGGTGAAGGTTACTCAGTTGGAGATAACTTTGCTAAACGTGATGATCTACTTTCTATCGAAAAAAGTAATGATGGCTTTATTATTAATGCTGAAGCTGACAATTTTAGTATTTCATTACAAACTGAATTTGGTAAGGGCGCATTTTGGCATGCTGATAATGGATATTTAGTAATGGGAAAACCTGAACTTGGATCAACTACTTACTATTCTTATCCTAGTATGCCAACAACTGGTAAACTTATTTTAGATGATAAAACAATTCAAATTAAGGGAAATAGCTGGTTCGACAAACAAGGTGGCGAATTCCAAAGCTTAAATCCTCTAAGTCAATGGGAATGGTTCTCTCTACGCTTCAAAGATAATGAGCAAGTAATGCTATTCTCATTCCCACAAGATGATTACCAAGACGGAACCTATATCACAGACCATTCACAACGTCTCAATAAATATACGATTACACCAAAGAAAATTATTGAAGTAGATGGTATTAAATTCTCATCTGGATGGGATATAGATTTGCCTGGTATTAAAGATGAGCATTATACTTTAGAGCCAATTATGGCAGGCCAACGCAATGGTGCATATTATGAACAAGTTTCAAGAATTTTTGATAGTTCAAACAATCATGTGGGAGACTGTGTAGTAGAATTACTTCCTGGTGCCCGTACTCCTGATTTTAAGAGTGACTGGGGTAAAAGATAA
- a CDS encoding DHA2 family efflux MFS transporter permease subunit — protein MKFLSKKQNGIFITVILMAIISTMMATALSSALPAIMTDFKISAGSAQWVTSLYSLVSGIMILITAFIIKRFPTRKIFLINVGSFTLGSLISALASNFIILIIGRIFQGIGNGLVLALTQVIILKIFPADRQGFGMGLYGLAIGLTPVIAPLIAGILIDVGSWRLIFYVVIVICIVDLILAFIFLDNILDQEKSSFDISSMIYAALAFTGIIYGLGNIGNFKFFNLQTGGSLLVGLIFLFIFYTKQLHMKAPLLNVKAFESKEFAFSTLISFLLYAILNGTTTVLPIYIQTLQGKSATVYGLVMMPAALLIGILSPIAGNIYDKYGIRILGLVGSISLIIFTIMATSLNLKSSILFIIIATIFEGIGVAALMTPIMTWGLKYLPENLITDGTAIINCLRTIGGALGAALFAAIVTLVSTSVGIIGIRMSFMVMGAVSLLMLLIALLFIKEKTNY, from the coding sequence ATGAAATTTTTATCAAAGAAACAAAATGGGATTTTTATTACGGTTATTTTGATGGCTATTATTTCAACAATGATGGCCACTGCTTTGAGTTCGGCACTCCCTGCTATAATGACAGATTTTAAGATATCAGCCGGTAGTGCTCAATGGGTAACTAGCCTATATTCATTAGTTAGTGGAATCATGATTCTAATCACAGCATTTATTATTAAAAGATTTCCCACTCGTAAGATCTTTCTTATTAATGTTGGATCTTTTACATTAGGATCTTTAATTAGTGCCCTTGCATCAAACTTTATTATTTTAATCATTGGAAGAATTTTTCAAGGAATTGGAAATGGCTTAGTATTGGCATTAACACAAGTTATTATTTTAAAAATTTTTCCAGCGGATCGACAAGGATTTGGAATGGGATTATATGGATTAGCGATAGGATTAACCCCTGTTATTGCGCCATTAATTGCTGGTATATTGATTGATGTCGGTAGTTGGAGATTGATTTTCTATGTAGTTATCGTGATTTGTATAGTAGATTTGATTTTGGCTTTTATATTCTTAGACAATATTTTGGATCAAGAGAAAAGTTCATTTGATATTAGTTCTATGATTTATGCTGCTTTAGCTTTTACAGGAATTATCTATGGTTTGGGAAATATTGGTAATTTCAAATTTTTCAATCTTCAAACTGGAGGCAGTTTATTAGTAGGTTTAATTTTTCTTTTCATTTTTTATACAAAACAGCTACATATGAAAGCACCGTTGCTTAATGTTAAAGCATTTGAAAGTAAAGAATTTGCATTTTCAACGTTAATCAGTTTTTTGCTATATGCAATTTTGAATGGTACTACGACTGTCCTACCCATTTATATACAAACACTTCAAGGAAAATCGGCAACAGTATATGGTTTAGTAATGATGCCAGCAGCATTATTAATTGGAATTTTAAGTCCAATTGCTGGTAATATTTATGATAAATATGGAATAAGGATTTTAGGATTGGTTGGTAGCATTTCATTGATCATATTTACTATCATGGCAACTTCTTTAAATCTAAAATCAAGTATTTTGTTCATAATCATTGCTACTATTTTTGAAGGAATTGGTGTAGCAGCATTAATGACTCCAATTATGACTTGGGGGTTAAAATACTTGCCAGAGAATTTAATAACAGATGGAACAGCAATTATTAATTGTTTACGTACAATTGGTGGGGCTTTGGGAGCAGCATTATTCGCCGCTATTGTGACTTTGGTTTCTACTTCGGTAGGTATTATCGGTATCAGAATGTCGTTTATGGTTATGGGGGCTGTTTCATTATTAATGTTATTGATAGCATTGTTATTTATAAAAGAAAAAACTAATTATTAA
- a CDS encoding DMT family transporter yields the protein MNKNKIIGSIYLTLAACIWGGMFVVVKSIVSEVPPIQLVWLRYLIGSVALLVIALVAKIQWHWDKRNLLLIFLIGLIGDTISIVAQETGTMFSSAQLGSVVTTATPAFMIIFSWPLLKIKPTKGKCISLSLAILGVVSIVGFHFKGKNLLLGVIFLLIAGLTWALMSVLIELVDKKYSIIQVTFLGTLVAIVCLTPVIFIQKRTLLNISWGSVHIWLSLLYLGIISTAIAFFLWNKGLVLFHSPTSGLFFLFQPIVGTLLGWLFLNESIKVGFFVGLGLILVSIIVSIRNE from the coding sequence TTGAACAAAAATAAAATAATAGGTAGCATATATTTAACTTTAGCAGCATGTATTTGGGGTGGGATGTTTGTCGTTGTCAAATCAATCGTCAGTGAAGTTCCACCGATTCAATTAGTTTGGCTACGGTATCTCATCGGGTCAGTTGCCTTATTGGTAATCGCCTTAGTCGCAAAGATTCAGTGGCACTGGGATAAAAGAAATTTATTACTGATCTTCTTAATTGGATTAATTGGTGATACGATATCTATCGTTGCTCAAGAAACAGGTACGATGTTTTCGTCAGCTCAATTGGGTTCAGTTGTAACGACAGCGACACCAGCATTCATGATTATTTTTAGTTGGCCATTATTAAAAATCAAACCAACAAAGGGTAAGTGTATCAGTTTATCCTTAGCAATTTTGGGTGTTGTATCAATTGTTGGTTTCCACTTTAAAGGAAAGAACTTATTATTAGGGGTAATCTTTTTGTTGATTGCTGGACTTACTTGGGCCTTGATGTCAGTTTTAATCGAATTAGTTGATAAAAAATACAGTATCATTCAAGTTACTTTTTTAGGTACTTTAGTTGCTATCGTCTGTTTAACGCCTGTTATTTTCATACAAAAGAGAACCTTATTGAATATATCCTGGGGTAGTGTGCACATTTGGTTAAGCCTTTTATATTTAGGAATAATTTCTACTGCCATTGCATTTTTCCTTTGGAATAAAGGATTAGTCTTATTTCACAGCCCAACATCAGGATTGTTCTTCTTGTTTCAACCAATTGTTGGAACGCTTTTGGGATGGTTATTTTTGAATGAATCAATAAAAGTTGGATTTTTTGTCGGCTTGGGATTGATTTTAGTAAGTATAATCGTATCTATCAGAAATGAATAG
- a CDS encoding NAD(P)H-binding protein yields the protein MKNVLILGAYGKIARLVEKRLVGNPEYKLTLVLRNASRLDNLKTIQNVQIIEGNVDDKQLLTSIMPDQDIVYANLNGNMELWAQNIISAIQETKTNNLIWITGSGLYHEVPDPFGSWVENYVGHASKEDTRRAAKIIESSSLQYSIIRAAYMTNDSEIDYELTKKGETFKGTMISRSSIADFVIKIINDPEKYMSESYGISKPGTDNMLHQIREMEHDI from the coding sequence ATGAAAAATGTTTTAATATTAGGCGCTTACGGTAAAATTGCTCGTTTAGTTGAAAAAAGACTAGTCGGTAATCCCGAGTATAAACTAACCTTGGTTTTGAGAAACGCAAGTAGATTAGATAATTTAAAAACAATCCAAAATGTTCAAATTATTGAAGGTAATGTTGATGATAAACAACTTTTAACCTCCATAATGCCAGACCAAGATATCGTGTATGCAAACTTAAACGGGAATATGGAATTATGGGCTCAAAATATTATTTCGGCAATACAAGAAACTAAAACTAATAATTTGATTTGGATTACAGGTTCTGGTTTATATCATGAAGTTCCGGATCCATTTGGTTCTTGGGTTGAAAACTACGTTGGACATGCATCAAAAGAAGATACTAGAAGAGCTGCCAAGATAATTGAAAGTAGTTCTTTACAATATTCTATTATTCGAGCCGCCTATATGACTAATGACAGTGAAATTGATTACGAATTAACCAAAAAAGGCGAAACATTTAAAGGAACAATGATTTCTCGAAGCAGTATTGCGGATTTTGTAATTAAAATAATTAATGATCCTGAAAAGTATATGTCAGAAAGTTACGGTATCAGTAAACCTGGCACTGACAATATGTTGCATCAAATACGAGAAATGGAACATGATATTTAA
- a CDS encoding amidohydrolase: MTIQNELMQALNDSETEIIQIRRYLHQHPETSFHEKNTSKYIKDFYHKLGIETKNFGDGYGFVIDIDSGRPGKSIALRADFDALAIQEDNDLPFKSENSGVMHACGHDGHTAYMMVLAKNLYQMKNKLHGKIRIIHQPAEEITPGGAKSMIKDGVLDGIDEVIGAHVMTSMPTGSIGYHWGETQTGRADFSIKFIGKGGHASMPHLSKDAIVAGSYFVTALQTVVSRNVDPFDTASVTIGSFDGVGSNNAIKASVELKGDVRIMKESTRSTIHQRIETIAKSAAEMFDMKVEIDYNDNYPVLVNDEELTKQVVKSIKDAKIPEIKQVFDCGPQDPSEDFAYFAQERPSCFFYVGCDPDDGMNHPHHSPEFLMDENCLLVAAKGMGSVVLNLLRS; encoded by the coding sequence TTGACAATTCAAAATGAATTAATGCAAGCTTTAAACGATTCTGAAACAGAAATTATCCAAATTCGCCGCTACCTTCATCAACATCCCGAAACATCTTTCCATGAAAAGAATACTTCAAAGTATATCAAGGATTTTTATCATAAATTAGGTATCGAAACTAAAAATTTTGGTGATGGTTACGGCTTTGTAATCGATATCGATTCAGGTCGTCCCGGCAAATCAATTGCTTTACGGGCTGACTTCGATGCTTTAGCTATTCAAGAAGATAATGACTTACCTTTTAAATCAGAAAACTCAGGTGTGATGCATGCTTGTGGCCATGATGGACATACAGCTTACATGATGGTTTTAGCCAAAAATTTATACCAAATGAAGAACAAATTACACGGCAAAATTAGAATCATTCATCAACCTGCCGAAGAAATTACTCCAGGTGGTGCTAAAAGTATGATCAAAGATGGCGTACTCGACGGTATTGATGAAGTAATTGGCGCACACGTTATGACATCAATGCCAACTGGTTCTATTGGTTATCACTGGGGCGAAACTCAAACTGGTCGAGCAGATTTTTCAATTAAATTTATCGGTAAGGGCGGACACGCTTCAATGCCCCACCTATCAAAAGATGCTATCGTTGCTGGTAGTTACTTCGTTACTGCTTTACAAACAGTCGTTTCACGAAATGTCGATCCCTTCGATACAGCTAGTGTGACGATTGGTTCATTTGACGGCGTGGGTTCAAACAATGCTATTAAAGCCTCTGTTGAGTTAAAAGGCGATGTTCGAATCATGAAAGAATCGACTAGATCAACGATTCATCAACGTATCGAAACTATTGCTAAGAGTGCTGCTGAAATGTTCGATATGAAAGTTGAAATTGATTATAATGACAATTACCCAGTCTTGGTCAATGATGAAGAGTTAACTAAGCAAGTAGTAAAATCAATTAAAGATGCCAAAATCCCAGAAATTAAACAAGTCTTTGATTGTGGCCCTCAAGACCCTTCCGAGGATTTTGCTTATTTTGCACAAGAACGTCCTAGTTGCTTCTTCTACGTAGGTTGTGACCCTGATGACGGTATGAATCATCCCCACCACAGTCCAGAATTTTTAATGGATGAAAATTGTTTACTCGTTGCTGCAAAAGGTATGGGCTCGGTTGTTTTGAATTTGTTGAGGAGCTAA
- a CDS encoding bifunctional folylpolyglutamate synthase/dihydrofolate synthase: MFTTGEDVIKWILSRGYFGSSPGLTRIKELLRLLDNPEKTYPTIHVAGTNGKGSTTRYLANLLKSNNLKVGTFNSPFIKDFAEQVEINGQEISDNDLIEMGNKIKPLVEKMDSQKEFYGITEFEILTGLAFYYFQGKVDIAIIEVGMGGLLDSTNVIKPEFSVITTIGLDHTAYLGNTIEEIAYQKAGIIKPDVPVILGNIPKNAVDVINRYADRNHARTYIWNQDYHSIYKTFVNQRFEQFDFVNRHTILKNLETPLIGHQQAENAAVALEVYYLYIQKHNLPFNKQEISKSLLQTKWPARMEIINSDPLIIMDGAHNPHAIKRLKENILSDYSNYHVKILFSAIVTKDIGTMLKELLKVPNVDITLTTFNDTRAINVNDYKDWNSLITLCSDWKKAYQEIKHNLKSNELLLITGSLYFSSEVRSQLK; this comes from the coding sequence TTTAACACGTATAAAAGAGCTATTACGTTTACTTGATAATCCTGAAAAAACATATCCAACGATTCATGTTGCAGGCACTAATGGCAAAGGGTCTACTACACGTTATCTTGCCAATTTATTAAAATCCAATAATCTAAAAGTAGGAACATTTAACTCCCCTTTTATTAAAGATTTCGCCGAACAAGTAGAAATTAATGGTCAGGAAATATCTGATAATGACCTAATAGAAATGGGCAATAAAATAAAACCACTGGTAGAAAAGATGGATTCTCAAAAAGAATTTTATGGGATTACTGAATTTGAAATCCTCACTGGTTTAGCCTTCTATTATTTTCAAGGAAAAGTCGATATTGCCATAATTGAAGTTGGCATGGGCGGCCTATTAGATAGTACTAATGTCATCAAACCTGAATTTTCAGTTATTACAACGATTGGTTTAGATCATACAGCTTATTTAGGTAATACAATTGAAGAAATTGCATATCAAAAAGCTGGTATTATTAAGCCTGATGTGCCTGTCATTTTAGGGAATATTCCTAAGAATGCTGTAGATGTCATCAATCGATATGCTGACAGAAATCATGCTCGTACTTATATTTGGAATCAAGATTATCATTCTATTTATAAGACATTTGTTAATCAAAGATTTGAACAATTTGACTTTGTAAATCGTCATACTATATTAAAGAATTTAGAAACTCCACTGATTGGTCATCAACAAGCAGAAAATGCGGCAGTGGCTTTAGAAGTTTATTATTTATACATCCAGAAACATAATCTACCTTTTAATAAGCAAGAAATATCTAAAAGTTTACTACAAACAAAATGGCCGGCAAGAATGGAAATAATCAATTCAGATCCTTTAATAATAATGGATGGAGCTCACAACCCTCATGCAATTAAACGACTGAAAGAGAATATTCTCAGTGATTACAGTAATTATCACGTTAAAATCCTTTTTTCAGCCATAGTTACAAAAGATATTGGAACCATGTTAAAAGAATTATTAAAAGTTCCAAACGTTGATATTACATTGACCACTTTTAATGATACAAGAGCTATCAATGTAAATGACTATAAGGATTGGAACTCATTAATAACACTTTGTTCTGATTGGAAAAAAGCTTATCAAGAAATCAAACACAATTTAAAATCCAATGAATTACTATTAATTACTGGATCGTTGTATTTCTCATCAGAAGTAAGGTCACAATTGAAGTAA